The genomic interval TGAGCGAGACGACGCCGCGCGAGAGCGTGAACATGTTGATGTCGTCGAGGAACATGAAGGCGAACAGGAATTCGTTCCAGGCGATCATGAAGACGTAGAGCGCGACCGAGGCGAGCGCCGGCAGAGCGAGGGGAAGCGTGATCTTCATGATCACGCCAGGCCGCTTCAACCCGTCCATCAGCCCGGCCTCCTCCAACTCGGACGGCAGGCCACGGAAATAGCCCTGCAGCATGTAGAGCGCGACCGGGATGGTGGTCGCCGGATAGACGATCATCAGCCCGAACAGCGAGTTTCTGAGGCCGATCTGGGAAAAGGCCGAATAGAGCGGGATCACCAGCACGATGGCCGGCACCATGTAGATCAGCAGGATCGAGCGCGACAGGAAGTTCTGGCCGGGAAACCGCAGTCTTGCCACCGCATAGGCGCCGGGCACCGCGAACACCAGCGTGATCACGACGGTGGCGACCGAGACGATCGCCGAATTCATCAGGAACGTGCCGAAATGATAGGTGGTGAACAGCTCGATATAGGAGCTGAACAGGCCGGAAAGCCCCTGCGACAGATCGATCGAAAGATCGAGCGGGTTCGCGACCAGCGATTGCTGGCTCTTGAAGCTCGTCATCACCATCACATAGAAGGGCAGGGCCACGACGATGGTGAACAGCG from Martelella mediterranea DSM 17316 carries:
- a CDS encoding carbohydrate ABC transporter permease; this encodes MRIGTGFIAAILVGAFWGAVWMVVIGLIYTLFAGEPSAPQVWVASLAGAIGAAIYILSPVKTRDRPKARGTRLQAVIVIAIFAVLMLVTFGEPFGLSLLYTTLYQLVALVAFIAALTWSIIAVLHDQPAGNIGRYHLEVVFLRFMKGLGLTLFTIVVALPFYVMVMTSFKSQQSLVANPLDLSIDLSQGLSGLFSSYIELFTTYHFGTFLMNSAIVSVATVVITLVFAVPGAYAVARLRFPGQNFLSRSILLIYMVPAIVLVIPLYSAFSQIGLRNSLFGLMIVYPATTIPVALYMLQGYFRGLPSELEEAGLMDGLKRPGVIMKITLPLALPALASVALYVFMIAWNEFLFAFMFLDDINMFTLSRGVVSLNSSEVPRQHLMAGAVIATVPVLFVFLWFERFLVAGLTAGSVKG